Proteins encoded within one genomic window of Camelina sativa cultivar DH55 chromosome 19, Cs, whole genome shotgun sequence:
- the LOC104767301 gene encoding uncharacterized protein LOC104767301 has translation MEIDLRTTEHDVQPLTGFDGDTVMTEGTIMLPVYVGGKMHCINFAIVDKPIVYNVILGTPWLHKMKAVASTYHQCVKFPTPRGIFTLQGDPLVARTCFIIERQQRHARTFTVSDSAERPDGRVRPNSESIVQVNIDSSDATRCVGIGADLPQPIKDELVKFLCQNAATFAWSMNSMTGIDPNVTCHELNVDSTFKPIKQRRRKLGPERTAAVNEEVKKLLEAGSIREVKYPDWLSNPVVVKKKNGKWRVCVDFTDLNKACPKDSFPLPRIDQLVEATAGNELLSFMDAYSGYNQIMMHKNDQEKTAFITDQGTYYYKVMPFGLKNAGATYQRLVNRMFAEQLGRTMEVYIDDMLVKSTQAVDHVLHLAQCFEVLNRYNMKLNPAKCSFGVTSGEFLGYLVTKRGIEANPKQISALTNLPSPRNTREVQRLTGRIAALNRFISRSTDKCLPFYQLLRSNKKFEWDEKCESAFQELKHYLATPPVLAKPDQGETLYLYIAVSGSAVSGVLIKEDRGEQHPIFYVSKSLDGAELRYPTLEKLAYAVVISARNLRPYFQSHTVEVLTNQPLRTILHSPSQSGRLAKWAVELSEYDIEYKNRTCAKSQVLADFLIELPPELEFGCPREEKWTLHVDGASSRHGSGIGIHLAGSIREVKYPDWLSNPVVVKKKNGKWRVCVDFTDLNKACPKDSFPLPRIDQLVEATAGNELLSFMDAYSGYNQIMMHKNDQEKTAFITDQGTYCYKVMPFGLKNAGATYQRLVNRMFAEQLARTMEVYIDDMLAKPTQKSEPTKSKNLCGRTSFAGTEFRMRSSPTTARNSLRSNSKVCAKWRIRLSKSSPRYPQGNGQAEATNKTIIDGLKKRLEDKKGLWTDELDGVLWLHRTSPRRSTGKTPFSLAHGMEALAPEEIGVPTLRRSMLVHDPTLNAKMMLDTLDTLEEERDKALLRI, from the exons ATGGAAATAGACTTGCGGACCACCGAACACGATGTTCAACCCCTCACCGGATTCGACGGCGATACAGTAATGACGGAAGGTACGATCATGCTGCCGGTCTATGTGGGCGGGAAGATGCATTGCATCAACTTTGCTATCGTCGATAAGCCGATCGTATACAACGTCATCCTCGGCACTCCTTGGTTGCATAAGATGAAGGCCGTGGCGTCAACTTACCACCAGTGCGTAAAGTTCCCAACTCCTAGAGGAATATTTACACTACAAGGGGACCCGCTGGTAGCACGAACCTGCTTCATCATCGAGCGTCAACAACGCCACGCCCGGACGTTCACCGTTTCGGACTCAGCCGAGCGCCCAGACGGTCGCGTTCGCCCTAACTCCGAATCAATCGTCCAAGTAAACATTGACTCTTCCGACGCAACTCGATGCGTGGGAATCGGAGCCGACCTACCACAACCAATCAAGGACGAGCTCGTAAAGTTCCTGTGCCAGAACGCAGCGACCTTTGCATGGAGCATGAACAGTATGACCGGCATCGACCCAAATGTAACATGCCACGAGCTCAATGTGGACTCGACGTTCAAACCGATCAAACAAAGGCGTCGAAAGCTCGGACCGGAACGTACCGCCGCCGTTAACGAGGAGGTCAAGAAATTACTCGAGGCTGGATCCATCCGTGAGGTTAAGTATCCTGACTGGCTGAGCAATCCTGTagtggtgaagaaaaagaacggcAAGTGGCGAGTGTGTGTCGATTTTACCGATCTCAACAAGGCATGTCCAAAGGATAGCTTTCCCCTGCCGCGCATCGACCAACTAGTCGAGGCAACCGCGGGGAACGAGCTCTTGTCATTCATGGATGCGTACTCAGGATACAACCAAATTATGATGCACAAGAACGATCAGGAGAAAACGGCTTTCATCACCGATCAAGGAACTTACTATTACAAGGTTATGCCATTCGGCCTCAAGAACGCTGGTGCAACCTATCAGCGCCTCGTCAACCGCATGTTTGCCGAGCAGCTCGGACGAACCATGGAAGTTTACATCGATGATATGCTGGTCAAGTCAACCCAGGCCGTTGATCACGTCTTGCATCTCGCTCAGTGTTTTGAAGTGCTAAACCGATACAATATGAAGCTGAACCCAGCCAAGTGTTCGTTCGGCGTGACTTCTGGAGAATTCTTAGGATACCTCGTCACGAAGAGAGGTATCGAAGCTAACCCGAAACAAATTTCGGCGCTCACCAACCTTCCATCTCCACGCAACACCCGAGAAGTTCAGCGCCTCACTGGGCGGATCGCTGCCCTGAACAGATTTATTTCACGCTCTACCGATAAGTGTCTACCTTTCTACCAGTTGCTTCGTAGCAACAAAAAGTTCGAATGGGATGAGAAGTGCGAGTCTGCTTTCCAAGAACTCAAGCACTACCTAGCTACTCCCCCTGTCCTAGCAAAGCCCGATCAGGGCGAAACTCTATATCTGTACATCGCTGTCTCCGGTTCGGCGGTCAGTGGCGTACTAATCAAGGAGGACAGAGGAGAACAACACCCAATCTTCTATGTGAGTAAAAGCTTAGACGGAGCCGAGCTCCGATATCCCACGTTGGAAAAACTCGCTTATGCTGTAGTTATTTCGGCCAGAAATCTTCGGCCGTATTTTCAATCCCACACTGTTGAAGTGTTAACCAACCAACCCCTGCGAACCATTCTCCACAGCCCTAGTCAATCGGGCCGTCTGGCGAAGTGGGCAGTGGAactcagcgagtacgacatcgaataTAAAAACCGCACTTGTGCAAAATCTCAGGTGCTCGCTGATTTCTTGATCGAACTCCCCCCCGAGCTAGAGTTCGGCTGTCCGCGAGAGGAGAAGTGGACACTGCACGTTGACGGCGCATCCTCTCGACACGGCTCCGGGATCGGCATTCACCTC GCTGGATCCATCCGTGAGGTTAAGTATCCTGACTGGCTGAGCAATCCTGTAGTGGTTAAGAAAAAGAACGGCAAGTGGCGAGTGTGTGTCGATTTTACCGATCTCAACAAGGCATGTCCAAAGGATAGCTTTCCCCTGCCACGCATCGACCAACTAGTCGAGGCAACCGCGGGGAACGAGCTCTTGTCATTCATGGATGCGTACTCCGGATACAACCAAATTATGATGCACAAGAATGATCAGGAGAAAACGGCCTTCATCACCGATCAAGGAACTTATTGTTACAAGGTTATGCCATTTGGCCTCAAGAACGCTGGTGCAACCTATCAGCGCCTCGTCAACCGCATGTTTGCCGAGCAGCTCGCACGAACCATGGAAGTTTACATCGATGATATGCTG GCGAAGCCTACGCAAAAATCGGAACCAACGAAGTCCAAAAATTTGTGTGGAAGAACATCATTTGCAGGCACGGAATTCCGTATGAGATCGTCACCGACAACGGCGCGCAATTCACTTCGCTCCAATTCGAAGGTTTGCGCGAAGTGGAGAATCCGTTTGAGCAAGTCGAGCCCCCGCTACCCACAGGGCAACGGACAGGCCGAAGCAACCAACAAGACCATCATTGACGGACTAAAGAAACGACTCGAAGATAAGAAAGGTCTCTGGACCGACGAGCTCGATGGCGTTCTATGGTTGCACCGAACTTCCCCGCGCCGATCAACAGGAAAGACACCGTTCTCCCTTGCGCATGGAATGGAAGCCCTCGCACCGGAGGAAATCGGCGTACCTACCTTACGACGCTCAATGCTCGTGCACGATCCTACTCTCAATGCTAAGATGATGCTCGATACCCTCGATACCCTCGAAGAAGAACGCGACAAGGCTCTTCTTCGAATTTAG
- the LOC104763860 gene encoding UPF0725 protein At3g44770-like translates to MADTLRRMLESGKLTDEQCLSMLRVLDSDDKVVGRCTCQKVIEEKAVKRIENRKPLTQLLDMRNLSAEESYNLLRQIEEEEGEEEEELDERYPDQILDSQFFDIDRDVRVPRLIGVLQFYFGDKEEEQPPPEMVLYGQLAVHWFNFEHNRNLKFIRLPKLNTQHPFSVSYYITVEVEDEDEDVNAAADSSPSSLTLQTMVKRPFGAFLEAMMEVMIEVMIEVCV, encoded by the exons atggcggATACTCTGCGGCGGATGTTGGAAAGCGGAAAGCTAACGGACGAACAATGCCTCTCTATGTTGAGGGTATTAGATTCCGATGATAAAGTAGTGGGTCGATGCACATGTCAG AAAGTGATTGAGGAAAAAGCTGTTAAACGAATCGAAAACAGGAAACCTCTGACGCAGTTGTTGGACATGCGGAATCTATCTGCTGAGGAAAGCTACAATCTTTTACGCCAaatagaagaagaggaaggtgaagaagaggaagaactaGACGAAAGGTACCCCGACCAAATCCTTGATTCTCAG TTTTTCGATATCGATCGTGACGTTCGTGTCCCACGTTTGATCGGAgtcttacaattttattttgggGACAAGGAGGAAGAACAACCACCTCCCGAAATGGTTCTCTACGGCCAGTTGGCTGTTCATTGGTTCAACTTTGAGCACAATAGGAACTTGAAGTTCATACGCTTACCAAAATTGAATACCCAACACCCGTTTTctgtatcctactatattacTGTAGAGGttgaagatgaggatgaagatgttAATGCTGCTGCTGATTCGTCTCCGTCGTCTCTCACTCTGCAAACTATGGTCAAAAGACCTTTTGGTGCCTTTTTGGAAGCTATGATGGAAGTTATGATTGAAGTTATGATTGAAGTTTGCGTGTAA